The following proteins are encoded in a genomic region of Nymphalis io chromosome 8, ilAglIoxx1.1, whole genome shotgun sequence:
- the LOC126770083 gene encoding NECAP-like protein CG9132 has translation MEAYESVILVKNEVFVFKIPPKTTNRGYRAADWNLQEPQWTGRMRLVAKGDELIMKLEDKTSGELFAKCPIDKYPGVALESVTDSSRYFVVRIQDDNGRSAYIGLGFGDRSDSFDLNVALQDHFKWLRKEQEGEQGQQQQLDLSFKEGETIKINMKITKKDGSEGSRPRRAGAPNVGGLLPPPPGGSKLPPPPSPQHVPNPFGAPAVPNTEWGDFNSASSASQPAKPTTPANQQNWVQF, from the exons ATGGAAGCTTACGAAAGCGTTATACTTGTTAAAAATGAAGTGTTCGTTTTTAAAATACCTCCAAAAACAACTAATAGAGGATATAG gGCAGCGGACTGGAACTTACAAGAGCCGCAATGGACGGGGCGTATGCGTCTTGTTGCAAAAGGCGATGAGTTGATAATGAAGTTGGAGGACAAAACTAGTGGTGAATTGTTTGCGAAATGCCCTATCGACAAATACCCAGGAGTAGCACTTGAATCTGTTACTGATAGTTCACGCTATTTTGTTGTTAGAATACAGGATGATAATg GAAGAAGTGCTTATATTGGCCTGGGTTTTGGCGATAGATCGGACTCTTTTGATCTTAATGTAGCCCTCCAAGATCATTTCAAATGGCTGAGAAAAGAACAAGAAGGTGAACAAGGACAGCAACAACAGCTTGACCTAAGTTTCAAGGAAGgagaaactattaaaataaacatgaaaataact AAGAAGGATGGTAGTGAAGGGAGTAGACCTCGTCGAGCTGGTGCTCCTAATGTTGGAGGTTTGCTACCACCACCACCAGGAGGATCAAAGCTGCCTCCTCCGCCTTCCCCACAACATGTGCCAAATCCTTTTGGAGCTCCAGCTGTACCCAATACCGAATGGGGAGATTTCAATTCAGCCAG ctCTGCCAGTCAGCCCGCAAAACCTACAACTCCAGCAAACCAGCAGAATTGGGTGcagttttaa